In Salarias fasciatus chromosome 4, fSalaFa1.1, whole genome shotgun sequence, the DNA window aaaaagacgcacgggtttcctttttttgtctgtgagAGATGAAGACTGAGTAAAAACATCTTCCTCTGAATATTTactaattaaaaacacattgcaGTTTGAAAAGGCACAGTGGCTGACTTGGAACAAACCCACTGAAGAACTGATAAATGAATGTTATTGAAACACAACAGGTGTTTTATGATGCTATCCCATCAACAAATTGTTCATATCAgattgaataaataaacaatcatCCAGACATTCATGATTCACTTTAGAGTCACATGTCTTCGAATCATGGGAGGTAGACAGAGAACCTGAGGAAACGTAACACAGAAACAGGGAAAATATGTTACCTCCACAAACTggattagtttgtttttttttaattggtttaatcaaacagaaatcaatgaaaaagGCAAACAGATGATGGAGATCCTCAAGAAAGCACCAAGTAACATTTTTCCAGGTTCCAgctgaaaatgtgtgaatgtgaataaaTAGATATACAATAGAACTTTTCATAACATTTGCCACTCAGTTCACAGTGCAAACATTTCATCTGTTGAAAGGTGGAGTCAGTAAGGCAATcagtgctttcttttctttgttttttttgcaggcaTATCCTTCTCTGCTTCACAATCTCCCAGGTGAATCCTGAGGATGCCCTGACTATGCATCTTCAGCAGATATTTGAACTCGGCTGGCATGGAGTGATATCTCTTTGAAGATGGTTTGTTATCGTAGTAGTGGTTAGTCAGGGGGTGGCAGTCATGAGGGTGGACACTGAAAGGCCAGAATCCGTACAGATCCACGCTGTTGCACAGTTCCAGTGCCAGACTAACCATTATAAAGCCAGTGCTGAGCCGAGCTTCCTTCAGGCCTTCGGAGCGCCAGTAGATGGACAGATTTCTTATGTATTCAGGGTTAAAGGAGACAGGTCTAATGGCACTATCAAAGTCTTCAATGGCATAGACGGCCCGCTGACACAGTTGAGTGTTAAAGTCAAAGGCGAAGGTTGGCAGGAGCAGCACCGCGTCTTCAAAGCGGTGCAGACTCTCCACAAATGGATGACGATGGTTGTTcagagaggagaacctgcagacaAAACAGCTGATGTGAAGAAACAAGACTGAAAGTGTTTTACTGACAAGACAAAGATTCACTCTCCAACTCACTTCTTTTCGAGGATACTCGGGTTTGCTGTCACAAGGTTAGTCTTCTTGCCAACGTCTTTCTCCAATTCACTGTCCAAAGGTGGGATGTTGCACCTGAACAAGCAGAGAGAAGACCCACAAATCCTTACATGAACTTTTCAGAGAAAGAAGTTCAGTTCAGTTGATATCCATCCTCAGTCCTTAAATCTCTCACCTGATTACAAACTGAGCCGAATCGATTTGTTTTCCACATTTGCTGTTGATCAGGATCCCACCGTTCCCCACCACGGAGCAAGTGTCCCATTTCTTTTTGGGGAGAGGATGGTCCTGGATTCAAAGACATTAGCAAGAGTTTCAGTGTGTTCATCTCAAGTTTCAAATTGTGATTATGTTGCCTCAACACACATCTACATTGGGTTTGGTTATATAGAACTTTTAGTTTTAATCAATcttcaatctttatttattatcagtaaataaatacagagaTAATGAGATCATTCTTGTCatcaaagtttttgtttttagtcaCAACAGGAGCTCAGGACAGTAACGTTCCATTTTACCGTTGTAATGGCCTTTGCTACCATCTGGCTGATCACCCTCCTGAACAGACTATCCTCCATTGGCATCACCCAGACTACGAGACTGGTTCACGTCTTGCCTATTTGGATGCATTAAGGTCGCAAAACTCAAATCCATTGAATCCATCCCTTTCTTCATCAACACAAGTGAGCTCCATGTCTCTGTCCTGGGGTGTGTCATCTTCATCATTGGCCTCCTTCCCCTTGGCAATATCTTCCACAAATGtaactttaatttccactactACAGTGTCGTCACTGATTGCAttgctgaaatgaaaacctgGTCCCCCTAAACTTCCTTAAACAGTAATAAAACTGAGGCTTTTCTCATTGTAACCAAGTCCCTTtatgggaggagagagaggggctaCGCAGAAGAGGGAAGCGGTGGCATGGGAGGGTGAGGTGGATGGTGGGGGGATGTGGCCTGGAGGGAGGGAAGTTGTGATTCTCTGGCTCTTGGGCTATGCGGTTGGAGCACTGGGGGGTTTCACACTGGTCCATGCTGGGTAGCCGTTTGTGAGGGCCatttctcctgggtatggtcatggccTTCTACCTGAGTGGGTGGGGTTGGTTCTTGGGCTCTTGGGGCCCTGAgccctctgctctgtctgcccCGGGTGTCCGGTGCCTGGCGGGGTTAGCGTGTGCCTGTCTTGGTCCCATGGGGCCTGGGCCCCCTGGCTGCCGGGGATTCTGACTAACGCCCTCCTCTGACCCTTCTGGACCAGTGCATCAACGTCTTCCTGGGTTGGTGGCTGGGATTTGTGCTCTGGGGCTGCTGACGATTGCCTGGGTCTTGAGGACCGCACTGATCTGCTTCTGATCTTCCCAGAGTTCAGAGGTTATATTTCATGATCAGTCATATTtacatgatcacactgatctttcATCACTCTGCACTATactctgcatgtggactcaacATGTTGTCTTGTGTGGTGTTAGACTAATGACTATCTGTGTTAGGTCTCTCCTGTTGCTCCGGCTTGTAATTtcatacctggatcctcagctctCCCTCTCCCTTGGTTTCAGGGGAGGCGTGGAGCGAGAGAGGAAgacataattttaaaaaaaaccctgtgggCTCTTGTAACAGCTGCACATTGTGTCTTGTGAGATTCCCTCCCAAGCCCCCTGCCCGCTCCGACAGTATGAGTGGACACtgcctttcagtcatgacctacagttcatgaccataggtgagggtgggaacgtagattgactggtaaatcgagagcttcgcctttcggctcagctccttcttcaccatgaCGGACCAATGCAATGACTGCAttactgcagccgctgcaccgatctgcctgtcaatctcacgctccatccgtcctccacttgggaacaagaccccaagatactcctccacttgggccagagtctctccatcGACCTGGaaggggcaagccaccttcttccggtcgagaaccatggcctcagatttggaggtgctgatccttaTCCCTGTCGCTTcgcactcggctgcgaaccgccccagtgcatgatggtccaggttcgatggagtCAACAGGACAAactcatctgcaaaaagcagagattaaatcctgtggttcccgaaccggaccccctccggcccctggctgcacctagaaattctgtccataaagattatgaacagaaccggtgacaaagttcagccctgctggagtccaacatgcactgggaacaggttcgacttactgccggcaatgcgaaccagactcctactccggtcatacagagaccagacgggccttaacaaggggccccggacaaCTTATGAATGTTACTCAGTAATGAGCAAATGTAAGCTTCACATAGCATCCATAGTTTTAACAGGGTTCAGACActttttcattgatgtttttcaaTGACTTTTTGATGACTTCttcactgattattttttttagttttcaaacATTACATGCTGAGGAGAGCTCCTCAGAGCTATTCCACTGTTCGTCTGATGTCTCCACCATTCGCCTTATCATCTTCACaactctctttctttccttggCAGCATCTCTTCTGGCTGCCTTCAGCCTTCTTTGTAACACAGTCCATCTCTTCTTTGCAAggacacaaaaagaaagaatatgATGCCCGCAACATCCTCCATGTTTGCCAGTGCGTAATGGTGTCACATCCTGCGTCATTACACGGCCATTCTTCACCCCACCAACATTCCAACCATAATCATAAACGCCACACTGATTTTGTTCTAGTCACGCTATTGCCGACAGAACCTGACCCAAACCGGTACCAGCTGCACAGTGGAAACGTGGCTAGAGACTGCAGACTTGGAACTTGGGAGACTCAGAGACTGCAGAGTAGAAACTGAGAGACTGAGGACAAGTGtttagaaatgactatgttgtaattgccacttcataaataaagctgaatttaattgaaattGAAGTTTGCATGTCAATGTTTGCCTCTTCCTGATTATCATTAACATTAGTCAATGTTGCTCTGCCAGTGTGGCAGCATGTGATTCAGGTCCAGACGTCTCGACCCTGACTTGTTATGACCCCTTCCGAAAATAAACCTGACTGCACGGTCATAGTTTGCCTACTAACATTGTGATTCgtgttacagtgtgtgaaaGCTAAGCTGTTAAGTGAGTGAAAGATGTCTTACCTTTGGAAAAGTACTGAACAAATTAGTTGTCACTTGAATGGTCTTGTTTGGGTCTCCACTGTAAACAATCACCGATCCCAGTGGAGTGTTGTTCTGGGTAACAATGGCATTTTCAGCCCCGTGGCAATTGCTGCTCAGCAGAGAACTAGTTACAaacacaataatgaattcaatcCAGGCATATTCAATACAGTGTTGTTTGCAGGTTAAATCAATCATATCTTCTCAACTTCCACAGAAAAGACAATGGTATTCAAAAGTCTTGTAGCTTCCAGTATGTTTTATTATAACTCACATGAACTTATGACATGTTATGTTTAGACTGTGGCTATaacttcctctcctcctctctttctctatcTGTAGCTGTTCTTTTTTAACCCAacatacaaaataaacaaacacaactgcAACAGTTCATGATGAAAGTCAACTCACGTGGACTGCAAACTATAAGTGAAGCTTTTCATAAGAGTAACACGTTTTTTCAAGTAGTCTTCTACGCCaattaaaactgtaaatgtcTTTGTGAAAATG includes these proteins:
- the LOC115387587 gene encoding alpha-2,8-sialyltransferase 8F-like produces the protein MRLHIRKPLFSLVTIFLLGSLLTSVTWYKFHSHDSWHHQKKEVEQKTGTEDSARHKAPAHIVESRQPPQKKRFPVSSDERKNCSKTINNIAKCYAEPWKKKDENYQKFSSLLSSNCHGAENAIVTQNNTPLGSVIVYSGDPNKTIQVTTNLFSTFPKDHPLPKKKWDTCSVVGNGGILINSKCGKQIDSAQFVIRCNIPPLDSELEKDVGKKTNLVTANPSILEKKFSSLNNHRHPFVESLHRFEDAVLLLPTFAFDFNTQLCQRAVYAIEDFDSAIRPVSFNPEYIRNLSIYWRSEGLKEARLSTGFIMVSLALELCNSVDLYGFWPFSVHPHDCHPLTNHYYDNKPSSKRYHSMPAEFKYLLKMHSQGILRIHLGDCEAEKDMPAKKTKKRKH